From the Chloroflexota bacterium genome, the window AGAACAATCACGTCAATCACATCGCCGACGGTCAACGATGCTGCGCCGCGGCGCATTTGATTCCGGTGCAACAAGCCGTCGTGCTTGACGCCAATATCCACGAACGCGCCAAAATCCACCACGTTGCGCACCGTGCCCTTGAGCCGCATCCCCGTTTGCAAATCTTCGAGCTTGAGCACATCGCGTCGCAGAATCGGCTTGGGCAATTCATCGCGCGGGTCGCGTCCTGGACGCGCGAGTTGATCGAAAATGTCGGCGAGCGTCGGCTCACCGCAACCCAGGATTTGCGCGATGTCGCCGAGCGCATTGTGTTGACGAAATGCCGCGAGCCGCGCCGGCACATCGCGCGCGGCGCTGGGTGCGTCCATCAGCGTGAATAGATTGCGGACGACGGGGTACGATTCAGGATGGATCGCCGTGTTGTCGAGCGGTTCATCGCCGTCGCTCACCCGCAAAAAACCGGCGGCTTGCTCGAACGCTTTGGGACCCAACCCTTTGACCTTGCGGAGCGCCGCGCGATTCCAAAACGCGCCGTTCGCTTCGCGGTGCGCGACGATGGCTCCTGCCAATTTCGGACCAACGCCGGCGACGTAACGCAACAGCGCGGGCGATGCCGTGTTCACATCCACGCCGACCGCGTTCACGACCGATTCCACGACCGCGTCAAGCGCATCGCTCAATTGTTTTTCTTCGAGGTCGTGCTGATACAAGCCGACGCCAATCGAGCGCGCGTCAATCTTGACCAGCTCGGCGAGCGGGTCGAGCACGCGCCGCGCGATGGAAACCGCGCCGCGCAACGTCACGTCGAGGTCGGGCAGTTCTGCGCGCGCGAGCGACGACGCGGAATAGACCGACGCGCCTTGTTCGCTGACGATGAGATATTCGGCGCGCGCGCCCTCCGCAATCGTTTCGGCGACGAGTTGTTCGGTTTCGCGCGACGCCGTGCCGTTGCCAATCGCGTACAAGTCCGCGCCGGTTTTTTCGACGAGCCGTCGCAGAATCGCTTTGCTTTCGCTCCACTGCTTTTGCGGCTCGTGCGGATAGATCGTTCCCGTCGTGACCACTTTACCGGTCGCATCCACCACCGCGATTTTGCAACCCGTCCGAAAACCTGGGTCGAGTCCGATGATCGTGTGTCCGCGAATCGGGGGTTGCAACAAGAGCGCACGCACGTTCTCCGCGAACAGGCGCGTCGCGTGGGCGTTCGCTTCGTCCGTCACCATCCGCCGCACATCGCGTTCGACCGCCGGAAGCAGGAGGCGTTCACACGCGTCTTGGGTCGCGCGCGTCAGTTGTTCCGCGAGCGGCGACGCCGATTGTGCGCGATATTTTTGCGCGAGTCGCGCGAGAATCTCGCCGTCGGGCAAGGCGAATTGAACCTTGAGCGCGCCGGCTTGCTCGCCGCGATTGAGCGCGAGGATTTGGTGCGGACGCGCGCGCGGCAACGGCATCGTGAATTCATAGTACTGCGCGAAAACCTTGCGCGGGTCTTGCGCGGCATCCGCGCGCGCGCTGGTGATCGCGCTCCGCGCGCGCGCGATTGTTCGCGCCGCGCCGCGCAATTCGGGATCATCCGAAATCACTTCGGCGACGATGTCGCGCGCGCCTGCCCATGCTTGATCGGCGTCGGCAACGTCCGCGGACAAGAACGGCGCGGCGAGTTTCGCCAACGAATCGCGCGTGAGCGTCTGCGCGAGAATCAGCTGGGCGAGTGGTTCCAAGCCGCGTTCGCGCGCGATCATCGCGCGGGTGCGGCGTTTGGGTTTGAACGGCAGGTAGATGTCTTCGACGGTTTGCAGCGTCTCGGCAGATTCAATCGCGGTTTGCAGTGCGGGTGTAAGTTTGCCTTGTTCGGTGAGCGACGCGAGCACGCTCGTCTTGCGCTCGGCAAGGTTTCGCAAATAGGCGAGTCGTTCGGCAATCTGGCGCAGTTGCTCTTCGTCGAGCGCAGCGGTGACTTCTTTGCGATAGCGCGCGATGAACGGAATCGTGTTGCCGTCGTCGAGCAATGTGATGGCGGCTTGAACCTGGGTCAGGCGAAGTTTTAGTTCGTGGGCGAGTGTCGAGTCAATGTTCATAGGTGAGTGCGAGTATAGCATGGAGTTGGGAGACCGACAACCTGGCGCGAATTGATTTGCATGTCGCACCGCGCTGTATTATACTTGCCACGATTCAGCAAATCGCGCTGAAACCCAAGCGGCGTTGGATTTCGGTAGGAGTATCGGCACCTTCACAATCGTCATCATTGTAGATGTACGCCAGATATTCCTGCCGACGAATAGACGGTGATGCGATGCGATTTCCCTTTTTCACAAAGAAATTCTGGGGCTGTTGCCTGGTGCTATTGGCAATCATCGGGTTGAGTAATTGGACTCCGCCTCCTCCCAGGGTTGCCGTCGCGGCTTCAGGCAGCACGCTCTATTTGCCTCTGGCGCAGAAAAATATCATCACGAGCGCGCCGCTGTCCGGACCCATCGCGAATGCTCCCTACTTTGCGACTGCTTCGGTGACGCAAGATCGTTTCAGCGAAATGGGAATTTTTTGGTTCGGACGCGTGAGGCAACCGGAGAATTTTGTGGACGTACGAGTTGGCTACAACGACACGGACGTGTACATTTACTGGGCGATCTTCGATCAGTATTTTTGGTACAACCCATCGCCAACGCCCGCCGACCTCACGAACTGGGATGCGACGACGCTGTACCTCGACCTGAATGGAAACGGCAACACGCTTCCTGGGACAACGGCGTATCAATTTGTCAGTCAATTTAGTCAGCCGAGCACCAATCCGCAACCGACGCAATATCAGGCAAGTTATCGTGGTAATGGGTCGGTCTGGCAATCGGCGTCGGTACCCTTTGTAACGACGATCGGCGCGATGGGCGAAGGCGCGCCGAATAGTGGTAATTCCAGTCGCGGGTGGGCGGCATCGTACCGCATTCCATTCGCCAGTCTGGGATTGAGCGGCAAGCCGACAACGGGCACAATTTGGCGGATGGCGTTGATACAACACGACCGCGATGACGCGGCAGGCGCGACCAGAAATCAGCAGATTTGGTTCGACACCCAAGCGCCCGATAACTCGCGCACATGGGGACGTTTGCGATTCGGCGTGCCAACGTACACACCGCCCGCGTCAACGGGCGGCGCGACCGTTACGATTCGACATCGCTTGAACAACGCGGTGGTGCCTGACCTCGACATGGGCGGCGCGAATGATTGCGGCGACGGCTACGACTATTGGACGCAGTGGGGTGATCGAGTCCGTCCGAACGACGGTGATCTGGCGAGCGCCAATCAATCGAACATCGCCGATTGGCCCTGCTTCGGCAAAATCTACGTCACGTTTCCGCTCGATCAAGTGCCGACCAACTCGGTGATCGTCTCGGCGACGTTGACGCTCTATCAATTCGGCAACTCGGGCGATCTCAACTCGCCCAATCCGAATGATCGTCCGCAACCTTCGCCGATCCAGGTGCTCACCGTCGCGCAAGATTGGAATGACCAGACGCTAAGTTGGAACAACGCGCCGCGCGCCGTGGAAAATTTTAGCTACACCTGGGTGCCTGGACTAGCCGCGCTCCCAGGTTGGCCCGGTGTGCCGCGCGTGTGGGATGTGAGTTTGCCGGTCGCGCAGGCGCGCGCTGCCGGCGCGCCACTGCGACTGGCGATCTACACCGCGGACGGCAACTATCACACCGGGCGATACTTTGTTTCATCGGATACCGGCGATTGGAATGCAACCGGGCGTCCGACGTTACACGTGACGTGGGGAAATCCGCAATAGTTTCCGTCAGAATCAAATCAGCTACTGGTTGGGCGTGTACTTGGTCAATGTCAAACTTTGGTATTTCGCTACAGAACCACACGGAATTTCACAGAAATTTTTTATCCTTCTGTGTGTTTCTGTGGATATAAAAGAAATGCGACATTGCCAAAGTAGTAACCTGGTTTGACGTCATTCATATTTCCAAAACAGGAGATCACCCGAATGCCATCCAATTCCTCGGAACGTACGGACGACTCGATTTCTGCTGGCGCGGTCGAAATCAGATCGGTGACTCTATCGCCGACCACGCTCGACGCGGGCGGCGTGCTCAATATAGAGATCACGGTCTTTAACGGCACGACTGAAACACTGACCACGCAAGGTCCGAACCCAGGTTTTATTTACGATGAAGGCGACACGTTTCGCTCGCGCGGATTCACCGAAACGCCCGGCGTGTTTCGCGTTGGAATTGATTTTGATGGACGCGCCGGCGTTGACCATCCGTACCGCTGGGGGCTAGGGTCGCCGCTCGCGCCGGGACAAACCGTGACGATCACCGGCGCGATTCGATTGCGAACCGCGCGCACGATTCAGTACTGGGCGGGACTCGTGCATGAACTCGTCGCGTGGTTGCAGGACCGGCGGGGCGAGCAGACTATCGCGGTGAATCCTGGGGGAACCGTGACGATCACCAACGCGACGCTCGCGCCGACGATGGTAAGCGCGGGCGGATTGCTCAACGTCAGCATCATCGTTCGCAACGACTCGACCGAGACGCTGCAAACGCAGGGTCCCGAACCTGGGTTTATTTACGAGGAAGGCGATACATTTCGTTCGCGCGGATTCACCGAAACGCCCGCTACGTTCCGCGTTGGCATTGATTTCGATGGACGCGCCGGCGTTGACCATCCGTACCGTTGGGGCTTGGGCGCGCCGCTCGCGCCGGGACAAACCGCGACGATCACCGGCGCGATTCGATTGCGAACCGCGCGCACGATCCAGTACTGGGCGGGACTCGTCCACGAACTCGTCGCGTGGTTGCAGGATCGGCAAGGCGCGCAAACGATTACCGTGAGCATCAGCGGTGTGACGATCACGGATGTGACGCTCACACCAACCGCGCTCAGCGCGAATGGGTTGCTGAATGTGAGTTTGGTCGTTCACAACGATTCGCTGGAAACGCTTCAGACCCAGGGTCCTGAACCTGGATTCGTTTACGATGAAGGCGACACATTTCGTTCGCGCGGTTTCACTGAGACGAAAGACGCGTTTCGCGTCGGAATTGATTTCGATGGACGCGCCGGCGTTGACCATCCATACCGCTGGGGTTTAGGCGCGCCGCTCGCGCCGGGACAAACCGCGACAATCACCGGCGCGATTCGTTTGCAGACCGCGCGCGCGATCAACTATTGGTGCGGTTTGGTGCGCGAGCAAGTCGCCTGGCTGGCCGATCGCCAAGGCGCGCGCCTTGTCACCGTCACACCCGCGCCGACGATTTCGTTCAGCGCGACACCGGCTTCGATTTCGATCGGCGAATCGGCGATGTTGCAATGGCTCGTCACCGATGCCAGCGCGGTTTCGCTCGACGGCGAATCTGTCCAACCGGCTGGCTCGCGCGTTGTCACACCTCAGCAGACGACGACGTATGTAATGCGCGTTGATTTCCCCGATGGCACATCGCGCGACCTTGGCGCGAGCATCACTGTCACGCCGGTAAAAATCGCTTCGTTCAACGTCACTCCGAACACGATCACACCCGGCACATCGGCAGTATTGAATTGGAGTACGCAAGACGCCGACCAAGTAATGTTGGACGGCGAAAGCATCCCCGTTTCCGGCTCGCGCGTGGTCACGCCAGCGCAAACGACGGCGTACACGCTGCACGTGGTTTTCTCGGACGGGATTATCAAGGACTATACCGCGACGTTGGCGGTCGAGCAGAACGCGCTCGCGACGATGCTCCAATTCGAACGTTTACCTTTTCTCCGGTTCAACACGCTTGCCGGCGGACAATCGAGTTATGATCGAACTGGAGGCAATCAAGATTGGAACAATTTTCTCGCGCTGGATTCGCATGCAGACAATGTCCTGTTGGACTTGGCAGGGGTGGGCACGGTTTATCGCATTTGGGTAACCGGGAATGATCTCGACGCGGCGCGCATCAAATTTTATTTCGACGGCGAGACGACCCCGCGCGTGAATATGATGATGCGCGATTTGTTCGACGGCAAGACCGCGCCCTTTCTCGCGCCACTCGTTGGGAACGACGCCGTATCGAGTGGAGGTTATTATTGTTACGTTCCCATGTCGTTCAATCGCGGCATCAAGATTACGGCAAACGGTACGCGCGGCACGAATTTCTACTATAACATTGGCTATCATGTTTTCACTCCGGACACATCCGTCACAACGTGGACGACAACGGAAGACAGCTCGGCGGTGCGCGCGCTCTGGAATAAAGCGGGGCAAGACCCCAAGCGCGACAGCGACAACACGCGCGTTTCCGGATTCATCAACCTGGGCACCGGCGCGACCCAGACCATCTTCGATGTTTCAGGCGCGCGTTCCATTTCCTCGATTCGACTTGGCATTCCTGGGGTTGTGGCGCGTCCGTCTTCCGACGTGTACGATATTTTGAACGGTATTTTGATCCGGATTTATTGGGATGACGAATCGAATCCCAGTGTGTCCGCTCCTCTGGGTTCGTTCTTTGCGCTTGGGCAATTCGGAACCTGGCTGACGCGCGCGCTCGCGGCGGGCTTGGATGGTTCCAACACCTTGTACATGTACTTTCCGATGCCGTTTGAAAAACGCGCGCGCATCGAGTTGTTCAACTCGCGCGGCATTCCCACCAACGGCATCGCGTACGAGATCAAGCACAAGCCATTCGTCCTGCCCTTTTCCCAGGTCGGGTATTTCAAAACCCAGTTCGTCAACCAGATTCATACTTCGGGCGACGGCACGGATGTGAATTGTCTCAACATCGAAGGGACTGGACACCTTGTCGGCGTCGTGATCTCGATTCGCGGCGAAGCGAATCGTCTGTTCCTGGAAGGCGACGAACGAATCTACATTGATGATAGTCGAACGCCGGCGATTCACGGTACGGGGACGGAAGATTTTTTCAATGGCGGCTGGTATTTTCGGAGCGGCACCTTTTCGTTGCCGTTGCATGGACTGAGCGCCGATCTGCGGGATAGCAGTTTTGAAAGGATCGGCATGTATCGTTTGTTCTTGCAAGACGCGATCCCGTTCAACAAACATCTGACGGTCGGCGTCGAGCATGGTCCGATTAACGACGCAGACGAAGAAGCGTGGGCGCTCGCGTATTATTATCACAAACCAAAAGTCAGGGCGGTGCTGACCGACATCGTGGATGTTGGAAACGCCGCGAGCGAACAGAGCCACGCGTACGTGATCCATGATGCGACCTGGAACGGCGAGCGTTCTTTTTCGTATGAAGGTGTGAACGATGGAGTCAGTATTGGCGATACCGGGCGCGCGCATACCGGCTCCAGTCAATTTGAGTTGGCGATTCTACCCTCGAACGAAGGCGTCGTCTTGCGACGACGCATGGACTATGGTGTTGCCAATCAAAGTGCGGATGTGTTTGTGGATGGGGTGCGCGTGGGCACGTGGCATCGCGCCGGCAGCAACGGAATCCGTCGTTGGCGGGATGATGATTTTATGATTCCCGCGTCGCTGACCCAGGGGAAAAGCAAAATACTTGTTCGTATCGTTTTCAATTCGTCGGACGGCGATTGGAATGAATTCAATTACAGCGCCTATTCGTGGATCGCGCTGTGAGAGACTTTACCTTCACCAAAATGATTTCACCCCCTCAGACTTGCAAAGTTTTCAGAAACTTTGCAAGTCTGAGTAAACCGACGCGCGTGCGTCATCTTGCACTTGCTCCGCGTGTTCCGCCAGCCGCGCCAGACTCCGCAAGAATTTTTCCGCGCCACGCGACGCGCCGTGGTAAAATCCAATTAGCGTAGATTTCGGGCGCGAGATCGTCGCGGTACAGCTCAATCGCGTTCCGCCGCGCGGTCAAGTCATCGCTCGCCGCGAGTCGTTCGAATTCCCGGGCATCTACCCAGAGGTCAGCGCCTATGCGTAGCGCAATACACCCTTCCACAATCTCCAGCCAAGTGTCAATCGGCGGAGGAACATACGCGGCGTAGAGATTTGGAATACAAAACCATTTGCTCCATTCCTCCGTAAAATCCGGTAGATACCTTTCTTCGTTTCAGAATCACAGCAAACACAGCGGGCTACTTTACCAATGCGCGCACGCGCGATCACCCTTGAGAGAAATTAGCACAGAGTCGTCAGGCATGGTGTTCACCACCATGGATGAAAACAGCGCGGACTGACCTTCCAGGTTTCGCGCATGCGCCTGGAAAGTCTCGATAACCTATTTTCAATTCGGAAAGGAGGGATGTCTTTAAGAAGTGCCAAGAGTTTGCGTTGTGTCACGTTTTCAACTCGTGACGCAATTTGCGAATCACAGTAAAGGCAAATTGCGTCATTCACATACGGAAGGAGAAATTCGGATGTCTGCACGAACAATCCTGGCTCCCCTTTTCATTCTTGCGCTTGCCGTGCTATTGATTGCATCGAGCAGTCCAGTCGCGGCGGATGAAGGGCGCTCACTCAAAACGAAACTCACGGGCGCGGCAGAGGCGCCGACACCCGGCGACCCCGACGGCAAAGGCAAGGCAAAGGTCGTACTCAATTCGGACGATCAGACGGTCTGCTTTGATATCAAGGTCAAAAAGGTCGCGCCGATCACTGCCGCACATATCCACATCGCGCCTGTTGGCGTCGCCGGTCCCGTGGTCGTGAGCTTTAACGTCCCGGTGAACGGACTCGAAGGTTGTGTGGGCGGCGTTTCACCCACTCTGATCAATGCGATCCGTCAGAACCCATCGGCGTACTATGTCAACGTCCACAATGCCGATTTTCCGGGAGGGGCATTGCGCGGTCAACTTGGCAGAGAGGATGATGACGATTAATTGAGACAAGACCTTTCAGGTCCACAGAACCTGAAAGGTCTTGCTTTTTTCTTGCTTGACACCACGAGTTGATAACTGGAGAGACACTTGGTCGGCTATCAAAACCTGGTGTTGGGGCAACCCAGTCGGTTTGATTCCGACACAGTGAAATACGAGACCTCAAAAAAATGGACGCGGTTAAATTTCAACCGCGTTCGTTCCCTACTTTGCCGTCCACTTGCCGATGCGTGCTTTCCACGCGGCTTGCCAATCGTACTGCTTGACGCGCCACGTGCCGACGATGCCATACGGCACGAACAACACGAGCAAGATGTAGATCAAGCCGAACACCAACTGCCACACCGAGCCGAGCCACAGGTTGAGAAAGTATCCGAGCAGTTGCAAAACGCCCGCGCCCAACATCGGTCCGATGATCGTGCCGGATCCGCCGATGATCGCCATCAACAACGCGTTGATCGTCGTGCCCACTTCCATCGTCAGCGGCGTCGCGCTCTGATTCCACATCGCGTTCAACGCGCCGGCGAGCGCGGCGATGATGCCGGAGATGATCGTCGCTTGCACCTTGAAGACGAGCGTGTTGTAGCCAATCGAAGTCGCGCGCGCTTCGTTCTCGCGGATCGCCGCCCACACGCGACCCGACGGCGAATCCACAAACAGTTTCACGAGCAAAAAGATCGCGACTGCAAACGCGAGCGAGAGGAAATAAAATTCAGTGCGATGCAAAGTCGGGCTGATCGCATCGGGAATTGGAATGCCGTGCAGACCATCCTCTGCGCCCGTCCATTGTTTGAAATCGGTCGCCTCGACCAGGATGAACGCGACCGTCGCGAACGCGAGTGTGACCATCGCAAAGTAGACGCCGTGCACGCGCAACGACAACACGCCGATGATGAAACTTTCCACCGCGGCGATGACGATGACGGCGAAAATCGCAGCGGGCAACGACCACTGCGCGTACTTGACCAAGATGCCGAGCGCGTACGCGCCGGTGCCAAAAAATAAGGCGTGCCCGAATGACAGAATACCGGTGTGCCCCATTAAAATGTCATAACTCAACGCGAACACGGCAAGAATAAAGACCTGGATCATCAACCCTTGACTGAACAGCGGCATGCCCTTGTTCAACGGTTCGCCGGTCAGGAACGCGATGGCGAACGGAAACGCGATGAGAGCAGCGAGGAGGATGAACAAACCAATGTGGCTTTTCAGAATTTTTTGCATGGTGCCTCTATGGAAATGAGGGAAATGAGGGAAATGAAGGAAATGAGGTAAGTTTCTTCATTTCCTTCATTCCCCTTTTTTCCTTTTTTGCTTCCTTTCTTCAATCTTTCTTTCCAAAAATACCGGTCGGTTTCAAGAACAGCACGATCGCCATGATCAACACGGTGGAGGCGCGCGCAATTGCCGGCGAACCAGAAATCGAATCACTCATCCACGGCAGTTGAATGCCGGCGAGCACGATGTGATCGCCGTACGCGCGCGCGAGTCCGACGAGCAACGCGCCAATCGCCGCGCCCGGAATACTGCCCAAGCCGCCAATCACGACGACGATGAACGCTTGCAAGAGAAATTCCATCGCCATCCCAGGATACACGCCCAGGAACGGCGCGGCGACGACGCCGCCCAAGCCGGCGAGCGCCGCGCCAATCCCAAAAACGAGCGTGAACACGCGGCGCACATTGATGCCGAGCGCCTCGACCATCTCGCTGTCTTGCACGCCTGCGCGAATAATCATGCCAAAGCGCGTGCGTTGCAGCAAGAGCGCAATCGCCAGCACCATGATGACGCCAATCAGGATGATGAACAAGCGATAACTGGGGAACGGTCGCCCCATCACAAAAACCGAATCGCAGTGTTGCGAAAACCACATCAGCAAATTATCGGATGGGCAATCCTTGCTCGCCGTGTTGAACCATTTCGGAATCTCCATGAACGCGCCGGCGGGTCCCCACACGAATCGCACGACTTGATCGAATACAAACGTCAACCCGAGCGTCAACAAAATTTGGTAGATCGGTCGCGCGTAGAGCGGGCGAATCAAACCCCACTCCATCAACGCGCCGAGCGCGCCGCCCGTCGCCGCGCCGACGACAATCGCCAGCAGAAATCGCCAGTTGCTGTCGGTGTTCAAAATGATTTGCTCGCCCGCATCGCGCGCGAACAAGACGATCAACGCGGCGATGCCGAGTCCAACGACGAGCAACAGCGACTGCCGCGCCGGCGCTTGCAAGCGTTCGGCGGAACGCGTGGATGCGCCCGCGCTGGCAACGACGCCCGCCGCAAACACGCCGGCGATTCGCATGAGCATCGTCCCGAGCGGCTCTTGCGCTTCGGCAGTCGGAATGACCTTGCCTGTCATCGTCATGCCCATCGCGACGAGTTTGTCAATCGGAAAATCGCGCGCCGCGATCATCGCGATGACGAACGCGATGAGAAACGCCAGCCAACGCCCCCAACGCGGCAACGCGATGAATCGCGCGAGGATTGGACTGAGCGCGAAACCGGCGACGAGCGCGAACAAGAGCGGTCCCGTGTTGAAGAGCAAACGCGGATTGGTGTAGAACGTCCAGCCCGCGTACGCGCCCAGCATAAAGAGCGAGCCGTGCGCGAAATTCAACACATCCATCAAGCCAAAGATCAGCGACACGCCCGACGCGACGAGAAAGTACAACGCGGCGAGGGTGACGCCGGAGAGAATGATGCTCGACGCGGTCGGTCCACTCATTCCATTGAACATGAGCGCGAGGACGAGCACGACGATGAGTGCCGTGATTAACGTGTTTCGATTTTGTGTGATTAAAGTCATGGTTGGCTCACTGAACGATTCGTGATTCGTGGCACGTAAAATCACGAATTACGAATTACGCATTTACGCTTGCGCCGCGCCGAGGTAGCGCTGAATCGTCGCGCGGTCTTGTACCAATTCTTTCATCGCGCCGTGTTGAACCGACTTGCCGTCGTCAATCAAATAGTACGAATCGGCAAGCTGGCTCGCCATCCGAAAATTTTGCTCGACGAGCAAGATCGTCGTGTGCGCGCTGAGCCGGCGAATGGATTCCATCAACTGTTCGATCAAGATCGGCGCGAGACCTTCGCTCGGTTCGTCAATCAGCAACAAACGATTGTCCGGCACGAGCGCGCGCGCAATCGCGAGCATTTGCTGTTGCCCGCCCGATAATTGTCCCGCCGGTAGTTTCGTAAATTTCTTGAGATCGGGGAACAAGCCGAAAATCATGTCGCCGCGTTGCGCGAGGTCGCCTTTTTTGCGCTCGGCGATTTTCAAGTTTTCTTCGACGGTCAGCGCGCGAAAAATCGCGCGATTCTCCGGCACGTACCCGATGCCAAGCGCGGCAATGTCGTACGGGCGGCGTCCGCGAATATCCGCGCCGGCAAAGACCACCTTGCCTTCGCGCGGCGGGCGCAAGCCGATGATGGATTTCAGCGTCGTCGTCTTGCCCGCGCCGTTGCGACCCAGGAGCGCGGTGATGCTTCCTTCGGCAACCGACAACGTGATGCCTTCGAGAATGTGAAACTGACCGATGAAAGTTTGGATGGTGTCTAGTTCGAGAATGTTGGGCATTAGTGATACAACTCCCCCAAATACGCCTTCTGCACTTGCTCATTCGCGCCAATTTCCGTCGGCGTTCCTTCCGCCAGCACCTTGCCATAGTGCATCACCGTGATCGCGTCGGAGACATTCATCACGACATCCATGTTGTGCTCGACGAGAAGAATCGTCTTGTTGCCTTGTTGGCGAACCTCGGCAATGAGCGCCATGAGTTGCGGCACCTGTTCGGATGCCATGCCCGCGGTCGGCTCATCGAGCAAGAGCACCTGGGGATCCGAGGCAAGCAGGATGCCCAGTTCGAGTTTGCGTTTATCACCGTGCGGCAAAACACTCGCGAGCAAATCGCCTTTGCCTTTCAAGCCAACTTGTTCGACGATTCGCCACGCGCGCTCGGCGTACTTTTTGAAACTCGCCGCGGGCGCAAACAGATTCAGGTTATCGCGTCCCATCGCTTGCGCGGCAAGGCGAACATTTTCAAACACCGAGAGATTGGGAAAGACATTCGTGATTTGATACGAGCGACCGATGCCAAGATGCGCGATGCGATGCGGCGGTTGCGCCGTGATGTCGCGTCCGCGATAAATCACGCGCCCGGCGCTGGGCTTGAACACACCGCTCAACAAATTGAACAGCGTCGTCTTCCCCGCGCCATTCGGTCCGATGATCGAATGGAGCGAACCGGCGCGCACCTTGAGCGACACATCTTCGACGGCGACCAACCCGCCGAAATCTTTGCGGAGATGTTCTGCTTCGAGAATGATTGGATCGTCCATAGTAAATCC encodes:
- a CDS encoding branched-chain amino acid ABC transporter permease, encoding MQKILKSHIGLFILLAALIAFPFAIAFLTGEPLNKGMPLFSQGLMIQVFILAVFALSYDILMGHTGILSFGHALFFGTGAYALGILVKYAQWSLPAAIFAVIVIAAVESFIIGVLSLRVHGVYFAMVTLAFATVAFILVEATDFKQWTGAEDGLHGIPIPDAISPTLHRTEFYFLSLAFAVAIFLLVKLFVDSPSGRVWAAIRENEARATSIGYNTLVFKVQATIISGIIAALAGALNAMWNQSATPLTMEVGTTINALLMAIIGGSGTIIGPMLGAGVLQLLGYFLNLWLGSVWQLVFGLIYILLVLFVPYGIVGTWRVKQYDWQAAWKARIGKWTAK
- a CDS encoding branched-chain amino acid ABC transporter permease; the encoded protein is MTLITQNRNTLITALIVVLVLALMFNGMSGPTASSIILSGVTLAALYFLVASGVSLIFGLMDVLNFAHGSLFMLGAYAGWTFYTNPRLLFNTGPLLFALVAGFALSPILARFIALPRWGRWLAFLIAFVIAMIAARDFPIDKLVAMGMTMTGKVIPTAEAQEPLGTMLMRIAGVFAAGVVASAGASTRSAERLQAPARQSLLLVVGLGIAALIVLFARDAGEQIILNTDSNWRFLLAIVVGAATGGALGALMEWGLIRPLYARPIYQILLTLGLTFVFDQVVRFVWGPAGAFMEIPKWFNTASKDCPSDNLLMWFSQHCDSVFVMGRPFPSYRLFIILIGVIMVLAIALLLQRTRFGMIIRAGVQDSEMVEALGINVRRVFTLVFGIGAALAGLGGVVAAPFLGVYPGMAMEFLLQAFIVVVIGGLGSIPGAAIGALLVGLARAYGDHIVLAGIQLPWMSDSISGSPAIARASTVLIMAIVLFLKPTGIFGKKD
- a CDS encoding ABC transporter ATP-binding protein, whose protein sequence is MPNILELDTIQTFIGQFHILEGITLSVAEGSITALLGRNGAGKTTTLKSIIGLRPPREGKVVFAGADIRGRRPYDIAALGIGYVPENRAIFRALTVEENLKIAERKKGDLAQRGDMIFGLFPDLKKFTKLPAGQLSGGQQQMLAIARALVPDNRLLLIDEPSEGLAPILIEQLMESIRRLSAHTTILLVEQNFRMASQLADSYYLIDDGKSVQHGAMKELVQDRATIQRYLGAAQA
- a CDS encoding ABC transporter ATP-binding protein, which codes for MDDPIILEAEHLRKDFGGLVAVEDVSLKVRAGSLHSIIGPNGAGKTTLFNLLSGVFKPSAGRVIYRGRDITAQPPHRIAHLGIGRSYQITNVFPNLSVFENVRLAAQAMGRDNLNLFAPAASFKKYAERAWRIVEQVGLKGKGDLLASVLPHGDKRKLELGILLASDPQVLLLDEPTAGMASEQVPQLMALIAEVRQQGNKTILLVEHNMDVVMNVSDAITVMHYGKVLAEGTPTEIGANEQVQKAYLGELYH